In uncultured Desulfobacter sp., one DNA window encodes the following:
- a CDS encoding efflux RND transporter periplasmic adaptor subunit, with product MNQTPSKRSIGVILVKIILPVCLIAIGVAGFWYYKSNTMKFKRKPRVKTAPVVDVMKVNPGRVTAQIRAMGIVQPDREVVIKSQVAGTIIQVTPEFVQGGLIPKGQTMVRIDPADYTIAVNKAKNALAQAQADFEIEKGQQQIAREELKLMSTMSPDGVKETSLVLRKPQLEQARVAVESARSDLESARLDLERTRIIAPFHALVLSKEVDAGAMTAAQGALATLVDVTCYQVQVQVPLDRLDRIRIHEINGSSVRIRSRYAGREWEGRVVRTTGAVTEQSRMAGVIIRVDDPLGLGPAKGRPAMLLDDHVEALIEGQSFDNAFSLPRTMVREDSSLWIYNDGRLEIRKVAPVWIENNRVFIQSGLSPGDLVISSDLPTPVPGMALTLALREG from the coding sequence ATGAACCAGACCCCTTCAAAGAGATCCATCGGCGTTATCCTTGTAAAAATTATTCTGCCTGTATGCCTGATCGCAATAGGTGTTGCCGGATTTTGGTACTACAAATCCAACACAATGAAATTCAAACGCAAACCTAGGGTAAAAACCGCCCCGGTGGTGGATGTCATGAAAGTAAATCCCGGCCGGGTCACCGCACAAATCCGGGCCATGGGAATCGTTCAGCCGGACCGGGAAGTGGTGATTAAATCCCAGGTGGCTGGCACAATTATCCAGGTGACGCCCGAATTTGTCCAGGGGGGATTAATCCCCAAGGGACAGACCATGGTTCGAATTGATCCGGCAGACTATACGATAGCCGTGAACAAGGCCAAAAACGCATTGGCCCAGGCCCAGGCTGATTTTGAAATAGAAAAGGGGCAACAACAGATTGCCAGAGAAGAGCTCAAGCTCATGTCCACGATGTCGCCTGACGGAGTGAAGGAGACCAGCCTGGTGTTGAGAAAACCCCAGCTTGAACAGGCCAGGGTTGCTGTGGAAAGCGCCCGAAGTGACCTTGAATCCGCACGCCTGGACCTGGAACGAACCCGGATCATTGCCCCCTTCCATGCCCTGGTACTGTCCAAAGAGGTGGATGCCGGTGCCATGACCGCCGCCCAGGGCGCCCTTGCCACCCTGGTGGACGTGACCTGCTACCAGGTACAAGTCCAGGTGCCCCTGGACCGCCTGGACCGGATCCGGATACATGAAATCAACGGGAGTTCTGTGCGCATTCGCTCCCGTTATGCCGGCCGGGAATGGGAGGGACGTGTGGTGCGGACCACAGGCGCCGTAACCGAGCAAAGCCGCATGGCCGGTGTCATTATCCGGGTGGATGATCCCCTGGGGCTCGGCCCTGCCAAAGGCCGACCGGCCATGCTGCTGGATGATCACGTGGAAGCGCTTATTGAAGGCCAGTCTTTTGACAATGCGTTTTCCTTGCCCCGGACCATGGTCCGGGAGGATTCCAGTTTATGGATATATAATGACGGACGCCTGGAGATCCGCAAGGTGGCGCCCGTGTGGATTGAAAATAACCGGGTATTCATCCAGTCCGGGCTTTCCCCGGGTGACCTTGTGATCTCTTCCGATCTCCCCACACCTGTGCCGGGCATGGCCTTGACCCTGGCCTTAAGGGAGGGTTGA
- a CDS encoding efflux RND transporter permease subunit — protein sequence MSEKNTNLPDPAGQRPRGAIAWMAGNTVAANLLMVFLLVGGLFMGFHIKQEVFPDSTLASVSVTVSYPGASPEEVESAIILAVEDAVQDLDGIDEITSKALEGSASITIEVMDGADVTQLWQEVKSEVDRIDTFPDEAEDPVITITSGKRDVMRLALHGDVPETTMRDLADDVRDRLLSDPAITQVELKGVREREILVEIPINTLRRYGITLSDVADAVSSDSVELGGGAIKSGGGDILLRIKSRKDYAGQYAKLPILTWEDGSQLMLSDIATVKEGFEDSDIRASFNGKRAVTIIVYQVGKQTPLRVADATKEMLKTINADLPEGIHISIIYDMSKLFAQRVDLLLRNAYMGLALVFLCLALFLEIRLAFWVGLGILISFLGSFIFLSAANFTINMVSMFAFIVTLGIVVDDAVVVGENIYHCRCRGMKFIDAAIHGAKSIAVPVFFSVITNMVTFIPIMFIPGSLGKLFKTMPLVVVAVFAVSLIESLFILPAHLSHAGRPLFFPLNHLEAWQARFSEKFETIVKSWYGTIVPVLLSWRYTVFALGVALLLITFGYVKSGKMGMILFPKVESDFASCEIYLPYGTPETKVRDVETRLVASAQKVVDENGGQKLSRGIFSLVKENHIEIWLFVTDPEVRPMSTSEVTRLWRKETGPVAGVETIAFAADVGGPGSGKGLTIALSHRDADILNRAGQDLAQHLGEYSMVSDIDDGSAQGKRQFNITLTPAGHRMGLTPRTIADKIRHAYQGIEAVKNQRGRNEITVRVRLAENERICETSFENYVINAPNGEIMLRDAVKTIEGRAYTEILRSNGRREIKVAANVTPQSMAENILRDMKQEILPSLVSRYPGLSYNFKGKQADIKESMSALFKGLLLALFCIFALLAIPFKSYFQPLIIMVCIPFGIIGAVAGHIIMGYPMSILSLFGIVAMSGVVVNDALMLIDFANRLVRGGMPVKDAIRAAGIQRFRPIILTTLTTCGGLAPIITETSWQAKFLIPMAISLGFGLLFATLITLGLVPCLYLILEDIKGFLNI from the coding sequence ATGTCTGAAAAAAACACAAATCTTCCCGATCCTGCAGGACAGCGCCCAAGAGGCGCCATCGCCTGGATGGCCGGCAATACAGTTGCCGCCAATCTGCTCATGGTATTTCTTCTTGTGGGCGGCCTTTTCATGGGGTTTCATATCAAGCAGGAGGTGTTCCCCGATTCCACCCTGGCGTCAGTGAGTGTTACAGTGTCCTATCCCGGGGCCAGTCCCGAAGAGGTGGAATCCGCCATTATTCTGGCCGTGGAAGATGCGGTGCAGGACCTTGACGGTATTGATGAAATTACATCCAAGGCCTTGGAGGGCAGTGCATCAATCACCATCGAAGTCATGGACGGGGCTGATGTCACCCAGTTATGGCAGGAGGTCAAAAGTGAGGTGGACCGGATCGACACCTTCCCGGATGAGGCGGAAGACCCGGTGATTACCATTACCTCCGGAAAGCGGGACGTAATGCGGCTGGCCCTTCACGGAGATGTGCCGGAAACCACCATGCGGGATCTTGCCGACGATGTCAGGGACCGCCTTTTATCAGACCCTGCCATCACCCAGGTAGAATTGAAAGGTGTCAGGGAGCGGGAGATCCTGGTGGAGATCCCAATCAACACCCTGCGGCGATACGGCATAACCCTGTCCGATGTGGCGGATGCCGTTTCCTCGGATTCTGTGGAGCTGGGCGGCGGGGCCATCAAGTCCGGTGGCGGAGACATTCTGTTGCGCATCAAATCCCGGAAAGATTATGCCGGACAATATGCAAAACTGCCTATTCTAACCTGGGAGGATGGGTCCCAGCTGATGTTATCGGACATCGCCACCGTCAAGGAAGGGTTTGAGGATTCGGACATCCGGGCCTCATTTAACGGCAAACGGGCCGTTACTATTATTGTTTACCAGGTGGGAAAACAGACCCCCCTCCGGGTGGCCGACGCGACCAAGGAGATGCTGAAAACCATTAACGCAGACCTGCCTGAGGGGATTCATATAAGCATTATCTATGATATGTCCAAACTCTTTGCCCAAAGGGTGGACCTTTTACTGCGCAACGCCTACATGGGACTTGCTCTGGTGTTCTTGTGCCTGGCCCTGTTCCTTGAAATCCGGCTGGCCTTCTGGGTCGGTTTAGGCATCCTCATTTCCTTTTTAGGGTCTTTTATCTTTTTATCCGCAGCCAATTTTACCATTAATATGGTAAGCATGTTTGCCTTTATTGTTACGTTGGGTATTGTGGTGGACGATGCCGTGGTGGTGGGGGAAAATATCTATCATTGCCGGTGCCGGGGCATGAAATTTATAGATGCCGCCATCCATGGGGCAAAAAGCATTGCCGTTCCCGTGTTTTTTTCCGTGATCACCAATATGGTCACCTTTATTCCTATCATGTTCATTCCGGGCTCCCTGGGCAAGCTGTTTAAAACCATGCCTCTGGTGGTGGTGGCGGTATTTGCCGTCTCTTTGATCGAAAGCCTGTTTATCCTGCCGGCCCATTTAAGCCATGCCGGCCGTCCCTTGTTTTTCCCCTTGAATCATCTTGAAGCCTGGCAGGCAAGGTTCTCTGAAAAATTTGAAACCATTGTCAAATCCTGGTACGGCACAATTGTGCCTGTCCTGCTTTCCTGGCGATATACGGTATTTGCATTAGGCGTTGCGCTGTTGCTGATCACATTCGGATATGTGAAGTCCGGGAAAATGGGCATGATCTTATTTCCAAAAGTTGAATCCGATTTCGCTTCATGTGAGATCTACCTGCCCTACGGCACGCCTGAAACCAAGGTGCGTGACGTGGAAACCCGCCTGGTGGCATCCGCTCAAAAAGTCGTGGATGAAAACGGCGGACAAAAGTTGTCCAGAGGAATCTTTTCTCTGGTCAAAGAGAACCATATCGAGATATGGCTCTTTGTGACTGATCCCGAGGTGCGCCCAATGTCCACTTCCGAGGTTACCCGGCTCTGGCGGAAAGAAACCGGGCCGGTTGCAGGCGTTGAGACCATTGCCTTTGCTGCCGACGTTGGCGGTCCCGGTTCCGGCAAGGGGCTGACCATTGCCCTGAGCCACCGGGATGCCGATATTCTGAACCGGGCCGGCCAAGACCTTGCACAGCATCTGGGTGAGTACTCAATGGTTTCTGACATTGATGACGGATCTGCCCAAGGAAAACGGCAGTTCAATATCACCCTGACCCCTGCCGGCCACCGCATGGGGCTTACCCCGAGAACCATTGCCGACAAAATCCGGCATGCATACCAGGGGATTGAGGCGGTGAAAAATCAGCGGGGAAGAAACGAGATCACAGTAAGAGTACGGTTGGCAGAAAACGAACGCATTTGTGAAACTTCATTTGAAAATTATGTGATCAATGCCCCAAATGGGGAGATCATGCTCAGGGATGCCGTTAAAACTATCGAGGGAAGGGCCTATACCGAGATTCTCCGGAGTAACGGCCGGCGGGAAATTAAGGTCGCGGCCAATGTGACACCCCAGTCCATGGCCGAGAATATTCTCCGGGATATGAAGCAGGAAATCCTGCCCTCCCTTGTGAGCCGGTATCCGGGCCTGTCTTACAATTTCAAGGGTAAACAGGCGGATATCAAGGAAAGTATGTCTGCGCTGTTCAAAGGCTTGCTTCTGGCGTTATTTTGTATATTTGCCCTGCTGGCCATTCCCTTTAAAAGCTATTTTCAACCCTTGATCATTATGGTCTGCATTCCATTCGGCATCATCGGGGCTGTGGCCGGCCATATTATCATGGGGTATCCCATGTCCATTCTGAGTCTGTTCGGCATTGTGGCCATGTCAGGCGTGGTGGTCAATGACGCCTTGATGCTCATTGATTTTGCCAACCGGCTGGTGCGCGGCGGCATGCCTGTGAAGGACGCAATCAGGGCCGCCGGGATACAGCGGTTCAGGCCCATTATTTTAACAACATTAACCACCTGCGGCGGGCTTGCCCCGATCATCACGGAAACGTCGTGGCAGGCCAAATTTCTTATTCCAATGGCCATCTCCCTTGGGTTTGGTCTTCTTTTTGCCACGTTGATCACCCTGGGGCTTGTGCCTTGTCTTTACCTGATATTGGAGGACATCAAAGGCTTTTTAAATATATAG
- a CDS encoding class I SAM-dependent methyltransferase, translated as MQKNVKTKVDMGGVSETLLLTVYFRAKESAREDSIITDTFAEDWVGQMAYNFEKFDKDRLSVVGVAIRTEVFDEIVSRFLKENPDGIIVNIGAGLCTRFQRIDNGTVTWFELDVPEALELRKKFVSPSPPRYRYIEKSAFDYTWLDDVAGAAGEKKDNVLILAEGVLMYFEESEVKELFRQIKTHFPKAEVVTDTMPKFSTKMSIKHHKSVSQTKARFKWGLGKTSELYGWGLGIDLIKEYSLFNRHTKRFGFISLLRFVPWGRRLARLIHFRFDDSKTAERVN; from the coding sequence ATGCAGAAAAACGTTAAGACAAAAGTCGATATGGGAGGTGTTTCCGAAACCCTCTTGCTTACCGTTTACTTTCGGGCCAAGGAGAGCGCTCGCGAAGATAGTATCATAACCGATACATTTGCCGAGGACTGGGTTGGTCAAATGGCGTACAACTTCGAAAAATTCGATAAGGACCGCTTATCCGTTGTAGGTGTCGCGATCCGCACCGAAGTTTTTGACGAAATTGTATCGCGGTTTCTCAAAGAGAATCCGGATGGAATCATTGTCAACATAGGGGCCGGGTTATGCACCCGATTCCAGCGTATCGACAATGGTACGGTGACCTGGTTCGAACTGGATGTTCCGGAAGCGCTTGAATTGCGGAAAAAATTCGTCTCTCCTTCTCCACCGCGCTACAGGTATATCGAAAAATCAGCCTTCGATTACACCTGGCTGGATGATGTTGCCGGCGCCGCCGGCGAAAAAAAAGATAACGTGCTCATCCTTGCCGAAGGGGTATTGATGTACTTCGAGGAAAGTGAGGTCAAAGAGCTGTTCAGGCAGATCAAAACGCACTTTCCCAAAGCTGAAGTCGTTACCGATACCATGCCGAAATTTTCAACAAAGATGTCTATTAAACATCACAAATCGGTATCTCAAACAAAGGCAAGATTTAAGTGGGGACTGGGCAAGACCAGTGAACTGTATGGCTGGGGTCTCGGTATTGACCTCATTAAAGAGTACTCACTTTTCAATCGCCATACCAAACGCTTTGGATTTATCAGCTTACTGCGGTTTGTCCCCTGGGGTAGACGATTGGCCAGGCTTATTCATTTCCGGTTCGATGACAGCAAAACTGCTGAAAGAGTAAACTAA
- a CDS encoding TonB-dependent receptor, with the protein MKRILHNGLHIITILAFGMLLAPAAFCEPEENETKKIKSLETITVTARKAEESAKDVPFSLTVIGGSELENRRLKSFEDALRQTPGVEIFTYGSLDTDVVRIRGVGSLYQIGMDDTSVLINLDGVPQALGMASMSIMDIERVEVLKGPQGTLMGRNSEAGAVNIITRKPTGHPEGYIKSEYGTQNTFDMEAAMGGPVAETLSARVAAKYSGYDNQVEYHDSGEPISEPRDMAVRGTLLWEPGDGTEATLTLGYEEKKNRTEAMLLAPFDDDPKIDIPEGSLNSNKESQRTTLNVTHKFDSMVFTSVTGYTGEDSTNDRLMYENALSRALLGLNVAEGDAARDSAGDAYYQEFRLSSKPGNDVFWVTGINYFYSDRSVMNYYNLQYVPSYMALNGRIDSSFKTTDYGIFGEITYPVTNRFKLTGGLRYTWNEKEYESHWAPSANNPYAAYYGPAADSDEMDSSFATGRASVSYAVTDNINTYFTYARGYKAQSYQDLATNYIFTGDHTDLIVDAAKINSYELGMKMETPNKKAGVNLAVFFNDIKNDHVSYVDMLTLTNKIANNDTETKGIELEGFWKPGNGFTVTLGGGYTDAEITGVPETSMDVREGNDVPYAPKWNATASISYDLPLPSFWGMKSPSFYTFVVNKYVGKRKGNSANSFELDAYNKLDMRVGITSEHLEFYVWADNLLDEIYSLFGEDLGTSVVDGSDVIAGGPSRGRVLGIGVAYYF; encoded by the coding sequence ATGAAAAGAATTCTACATAACGGATTGCATATTATAACGATCCTTGCATTCGGAATGCTGCTTGCCCCGGCAGCGTTCTGCGAACCAGAGGAAAATGAAACCAAGAAAATCAAATCCCTGGAAACCATAACCGTTACAGCGAGAAAAGCTGAAGAATCCGCAAAGGACGTTCCTTTCAGCCTGACGGTGATCGGTGGCTCGGAACTGGAAAACAGACGGCTGAAAAGCTTCGAGGATGCGCTCAGGCAGACGCCGGGCGTGGAGATTTTTACCTACGGCAGCCTTGACACGGATGTCGTGCGTATCAGAGGCGTCGGGTCCTTGTATCAAATAGGCATGGATGATACCTCGGTTCTGATTAACCTGGACGGGGTTCCCCAGGCCCTGGGCATGGCATCCATGTCCATCATGGATATTGAACGGGTGGAGGTGTTGAAAGGGCCCCAAGGAACGCTGATGGGCAGAAACAGTGAGGCCGGGGCCGTCAATATTATCACCAGAAAGCCAACCGGACATCCGGAAGGCTATATCAAGAGTGAGTACGGCACACAAAATACCTTTGACATGGAAGCAGCAATGGGGGGCCCGGTGGCGGAAACATTGAGCGCACGGGTTGCCGCAAAATACTCCGGCTATGATAATCAGGTTGAATACCATGATTCGGGGGAACCGATCAGCGAGCCCAGGGATATGGCCGTGAGAGGCACGCTGCTCTGGGAACCCGGGGACGGAACCGAGGCAACTTTAACCCTTGGGTATGAAGAAAAAAAGAACCGGACCGAAGCGATGCTCCTTGCGCCCTTTGACGATGATCCGAAAATCGACATACCGGAAGGCAGCCTTAACTCAAACAAAGAGAGTCAGCGGACAACTCTGAATGTCACCCATAAGTTCGACAGCATGGTCTTCACATCTGTGACAGGCTATACCGGTGAGGACAGTACCAATGACCGCCTTATGTATGAAAACGCACTTTCAAGGGCCTTGCTCGGGCTGAATGTTGCTGAAGGTGATGCCGCCAGAGACTCTGCCGGGGATGCATATTACCAGGAGTTCCGTCTGTCCTCAAAACCCGGGAATGACGTTTTCTGGGTAACCGGGATCAATTACTTCTACTCCGACAGAAGTGTGATGAACTATTATAATCTCCAGTATGTCCCCAGTTACATGGCCCTGAACGGAAGGATTGACTCCAGCTTTAAAACCACGGATTACGGAATCTTCGGCGAAATCACCTATCCTGTTACCAACAGGTTCAAACTTACGGGAGGATTGCGCTACACCTGGAATGAAAAGGAATATGAATCCCATTGGGCACCGTCGGCCAACAACCCTTATGCCGCATATTACGGTCCTGCCGCCGACTCGGACGAGATGGATTCCTCTTTTGCAACAGGCCGGGCCTCTGTCAGTTACGCTGTCACAGACAATATAAATACCTATTTTACCTATGCCAGAGGGTATAAGGCCCAATCCTATCAGGATCTTGCAACAAATTACATCTTCACGGGTGATCATACCGACTTGATCGTGGACGCTGCAAAGATCAATAGTTATGAATTGGGCATGAAAATGGAAACACCGAATAAAAAGGCGGGCGTCAATCTGGCTGTGTTTTTCAATGATATTAAGAATGATCATGTATCCTATGTTGATATGCTCACACTGACCAACAAAATTGCCAACAACGACACTGAAACCAAGGGGATAGAACTCGAAGGGTTCTGGAAACCGGGAAACGGATTTACCGTCACACTGGGCGGCGGTTACACAGATGCCGAAATCACGGGCGTTCCCGAAACTTCCATGGATGTCAGGGAGGGCAATGATGTGCCTTACGCGCCTAAATGGAATGCAACGGCTTCCATCTCTTACGACCTTCCCCTGCCGTCCTTCTGGGGGATGAAGTCTCCGTCGTTTTATACATTCGTGGTCAACAAATATGTGGGTAAAAGAAAGGGAAACTCGGCCAATAGTTTTGAGCTGGATGCCTACAACAAGCTGGACATGCGCGTGGGAATCACAAGCGAACACCTGGAGTTTTACGTATGGGCGGACAACCTTCTTGATGAGATATACAGCCTGTTCGGAGAAGATCTTGGCACATCGGTCGTGGACGGCAGTGATGTCATCGCCGGTGGTCCTTCCAGAGGGCGTGTGCTGGGCATTGGCGTTGCCTATTATTTTTAA
- a CDS encoding AraC family transcriptional regulator, giving the protein MQKMDIQEIADGSSCWEHGQLQSLKVSPRYGLGHLSEVRSFKNGISMVFQDFSIRGDKKIRLTNEKKHPPLIGFSTCISGVRHIVYARPRIPMGDGLSAIEFGGYENSALFMEVTPNTPIRTLTVCVDFVAFEALTGRRSKDLVKSLDLLGRTAEKQGRTGQAQYIDFSQRTCAYQAFASFKNNPDDTLFLEAKALELVALQLNQLARLTGKAPLPQAGNHNVEKIVHAGEILKKEMAEPPGAHELAHMVDLDYSRLIQGFREVFGLGPFEYLRTIRLEKARALIAGHECNVTQAAAGVGYSSLSHFSKAFKETFGINPKAFAKGKAKNF; this is encoded by the coding sequence ATGCAGAAAATGGATATACAGGAAATAGCAGACGGTTCCTCTTGCTGGGAGCACGGGCAACTTCAGTCGCTTAAAGTCAGTCCCCGGTACGGCCTGGGCCACCTGTCCGAGGTAAGATCCTTTAAAAACGGAATATCCATGGTATTTCAGGACTTTTCTATCCGTGGAGACAAAAAAATCAGGTTAACAAATGAGAAAAAACACCCCCCGCTTATAGGCTTTTCCACCTGTATTTCAGGGGTCAGGCATATTGTTTATGCCAGGCCCAGGATCCCCATGGGAGACGGGCTTTCTGCCATAGAGTTTGGCGGATACGAAAACTCCGCTCTTTTCATGGAAGTAACGCCCAACACCCCTATCCGGACACTGACAGTATGTGTGGATTTTGTTGCATTTGAAGCGTTAACAGGAAGGCGCAGCAAAGACCTGGTGAAATCCCTGGATCTTCTCGGCAGGACGGCTGAGAAACAAGGCAGGACCGGACAAGCCCAATACATTGATTTTTCGCAAAGGACTTGCGCATATCAGGCATTTGCCTCTTTTAAAAATAATCCGGATGACACCTTGTTTCTGGAGGCCAAGGCGCTTGAATTGGTAGCGTTGCAACTCAATCAGCTGGCGCGTTTAACAGGCAAAGCGCCCCTACCCCAGGCGGGTAATCATAATGTGGAAAAGATTGTCCATGCCGGTGAAATTTTGAAAAAAGAGATGGCCGAGCCGCCCGGTGCCCACGAACTCGCCCATATGGTGGATCTCGATTACAGCCGGCTTATTCAGGGATTCAGGGAAGTGTTTGGTCTTGGTCCGTTCGAATACCTGCGTACCATCCGTCTTGAAAAAGCACGTGCCCTGATTGCCGGCCATGAATGCAATGTAACCCAGGCGGCGGCCGGTGTAGGGTACTCAAGTCTCAGTCATTTCAGC